A window from Kovacikia minuta CCNUW1 encodes these proteins:
- the sbcD gene encoding exonuclease subunit SbcD, with protein sequence MKLLHLSDIHMGSGFSHGRVNPETGLNTRLEDFVTTLSRCVDRAIAEPVDLVLFGGDAFPDATPPPFVQEAFANQFRRLADAQIPTVLLVGNHDQHAQGQGGASLCIYRTLGVPGFVVGDRLETHRIQTRNGPVQVVTLPWLTRSTLLTRPEAEGLSMGEVGQLLIDRLRVALEGEIRTLDPEVPAVLLAHLMADTARYGAERFLAVGKGFTVPLALLTRPCFDYVALGHVHRHQVLCQQPLVIYPGSIERVDFSDGEGRKGICSGGVGKGTNDL encoded by the coding sequence ATGAAACTCCTCCATCTGTCTGATATCCATATGGGAAGTGGGTTTTCCCACGGGCGGGTCAATCCGGAGACGGGCTTGAACACGCGCCTGGAGGATTTTGTCACGACCTTAAGCCGCTGTGTCGATCGTGCCATTGCTGAGCCTGTCGATTTAGTGTTATTCGGCGGGGATGCGTTTCCCGATGCCACCCCGCCGCCCTTTGTCCAGGAGGCATTTGCGAATCAGTTTCGGCGCTTAGCCGATGCCCAAATTCCGACTGTTCTGCTGGTTGGAAACCATGACCAGCATGCTCAGGGGCAGGGAGGAGCTAGTCTGTGCATTTATCGAACCTTGGGAGTGCCGGGGTTTGTGGTTGGCGATCGCCTGGAAACCCATCGAATTCAAACTCGCAATGGTCCGGTTCAGGTCGTTACCCTGCCCTGGTTGACCCGCTCTACTTTGCTGACTCGCCCTGAAGCAGAGGGTCTGTCGATGGGAGAAGTGGGACAGTTGTTGATCGATCGCCTGCGGGTGGCGCTGGAAGGTGAAATTCGCACACTCGACCCAGAGGTTCCCGCTGTGTTGCTGGCACACCTGATGGCAGACACCGCCCGCTATGGTGCCGAACGGTTCCTGGCAGTGGGCAAAGGGTTCACCGTCCCCCTTGCCCTGCTAACCCGCCCCTGTTTCGACTATGTGGCATTGGGGCATGTGCATCGGCACCAGGTGCTTTGCCAACAGCCCCTCGTGATTTATCCTGGCAGCATTGAGCGCGTCGATTTTAGCGACGGAGAAGGAAGAAAAGGGATTTGTTCTGGTGGAGTTGGAAAAGGGACAAACGACCTTTGA